GTGGGTAAATCCTGAAGTAAATGCAAGTCCGGTTTTTCATATCTTAACAGGAGGTTTGCTGTTAGGTGCCATTTTTATGGCTACGGATTATGTTACATCTCCTATGAGCCGCCTTGGGATGATCATCTACGGTATAGGCATTGGAGTTATTACTGTGATTGTTCGTGTGTTTGGAGCCTATCCGGAAGGGATGTCTTTTGCGATACTGATTATGAATGCATTTGTTCCTTTAATTAATACTTACATCAAACCCGGTCGTTTCGGGAAGGAGGTGAAAAATGGCTAAAAAAGAATCGACTTTATTGAATATGGTCGTCACATTACTGGTGATTACTGCAGTGGCTTCTGCATCCCTGGGATTTATGTACGAACTGACCAAAGGACCAAAGGCTGCTGCTGAAGCTGCCAAACAAAATTTTGCCATTAAAGCGGTATCCCCGGATTATGATAATGATCCCTTTGCTGAAGCTTATGAACTGGAAAGTTTTGATAGCGGAGAATCATTGACCTGTTATCCTGCTATTAAAAATAGTGAATTACAGGGTATTGCTGTGAAAACATGGACCATGAAAGGATTCAGCGGCTTAGTACGGCTGATGGTAGGATTCGACAAATCAGGAAATATCATCAATATATCGGTGCTGGAGCAAAAAGAGACACCAGGACTCGGTACAAAAATGGTGGATGCTGAATTTAAAGACCAGTATAACGGAAAAAATCCCGGTAACCATAATTTAAGTGTAAAAAAAGATGGTGGTGAAATAGACGCGATCACGGCTGCTACCATCAGTTCCCGTGCCTTTTCGGATGCTGTCGACCGTGCTTATAAAACGCTGGATAAAGCTGGGAAATTTTCCAACTAACCGGATATTTTTGATTGAATTAATTTGAAAATAGAAAGATATGAATCATTGGGCTAATTTCAGTAAAGGCTTAATAAAAGAAAATCCTGTTTTTGTGCTGGTATTGGGTATGTGTCCAACACTGGCTACTACCACATCTGCCATGAATGGCTTAGGTATGGGGTTGGCCACTACTTTCGTGTTGATGTTATCCAATGTCGCGATATCATTGATTGCAGGGGTAATTCCCGATAAGGTGCGTATACCGGCATATATTGTGGTCATTGCTTCATTTGTTACCATCGTGGATATGCTGATGGCTGCTTATGTCAATGCACCGGGTCCTAATGGAGAACCCAGCCTGTATGACCAGTTGGGTATTTTTATACCATTGATCGTTGTTAACTGTATTGTGCTGGGACGTGCCGAGTCCTTTGCTGCCAAAAATAAAGTGTTGCCTTCATTGCTTGATGGTGCTGGTATCGGGTTAGGATTTGCCTTTGCATTGACATTATTGGGATCCATACGGGAAATACTGGGTAGCGGGTCGGTTTTCGGGTTGCAGCTTCTGCCAAAAACCATGAATATCCTGATATTCGTTCTGGCACCGGGGGCATTCATCGCCCTGGGATACCTGATCGTTATCGTTAATCGTTTCAGAAAGACAAAAGTTTAACCGGATAAATATTAAAATTTTACCATGGAATATATTTTAATCATCATATCAGCCATTTTTGTCAACAACATTGTATTGGCTCAATTTCTGGGAATATGTCCTTTCATGGGCGTTTCCAATAAGATATCCACTTCCGCCGGGATGGGCGGTGCGGTTACCTTTGTGATGACGATCG
This genomic stretch from Bacteroidales bacterium harbors:
- a CDS encoding RnfABCDGE type electron transport complex subunit D → WVNPEVNASPVFHILTGGLLLGAIFMATDYVTSPMSRLGMIIYGIGIGVITVIVRVFGAYPEGMSFAILIMNAFVPLINTYIKPGRFGKEVKNG
- a CDS encoding RnfABCDGE type electron transport complex subunit G, which encodes MAKKESTLLNMVVTLLVITAVASASLGFMYELTKGPKAAAEAAKQNFAIKAVSPDYDNDPFAEAYELESFDSGESLTCYPAIKNSELQGIAVKTWTMKGFSGLVRLMVGFDKSGNIINISVLEQKETPGLGTKMVDAEFKDQYNGKNPGNHNLSVKKDGGEIDAITAATISSRAFSDAVDRAYKTLDKAGKFSN
- a CDS encoding electron transport complex subunit E, with the protein product MNHWANFSKGLIKENPVFVLVLGMCPTLATTTSAMNGLGMGLATTFVLMLSNVAISLIAGVIPDKVRIPAYIVVIASFVTIVDMLMAAYVNAPGPNGEPSLYDQLGIFIPLIVVNCIVLGRAESFAAKNKVLPSLLDGAGIGLGFAFALTLLGSIREILGSGSVFGLQLLPKTMNILIFVLAPGAFIALGYLIVIVNRFRKTKV